Within the bacterium genome, the region ATCTTTATCAGGCCATAAATTTTACGGGCCTAAAGGGGTCGGAGTTCTATATATCAGGAAAGGGACTAAAATAAGTGTTTTGCAGCACGGGGGCCATCACGAGAAAAATAAAAGAGCGGGTACAGAGAACATTCCCGGGATAATCGGCCTTGCAAAAGCATTAGAGCTGGATGTTAATGAAATAAAAACAGAGACCCAGAGGTTAATCTCTCTGCGTGAAAAATTGTGGGAAGGATTATCCGCAAATATTCCTGAAATAATCCGTAACGGCTCCAGTAAAAATTGTCTCCCGAACACCTTAAACATATGCATAAAATATATCGAGGGTGAATCGATGCTTCTTTCTCTGGATAATGAAGGCATCGCAGTTTCATCAGGTTCAGCATGTACATCAGCAAGTTTGGAACCGTCTCATGTTTTATTGGCAATCGGCCGGTCTCCTGAAATAGCCCACGGTTCCATAAGGTTCTCATCAGGAAAAGATACAACTGAAGATGATATAAATTATGTAATAGAACGTTTATCGGGTATTGCTGACCGGCTGCGTAAAATGTCACCGTTATATACTAAACCAAATAAGGAATAAATAAAATGGTTTCCCATCGTATTGTTTTGATTTTTCCAAAAGATATAGTCGACAAACCTTACACTTATCACCTGGTGAAAGACTTTAACCTGGTAATTAATATATTAAGGGCAAAAATATCTCCTGAAGAAGAAGGCCTCCTGGTTTTAGAAGTGGATGGCAAAAAAATTGATTTTGAAAACGGCATGAAATACCTGAAGGATTTTGGAGTTAAAATTTTGCCGCTTCTTAAAGAAATAAACCGGGACAAAAAGCGTTGTTATAACTGCGGGGCATGCCTTGCGGTATGCCCGAGCGGCGCCTTGTATATCGATAGAAATAACTGGCTTGTAAATTTTGATGACACCAAATGTGTTTTATGTGAAGCATGCATAAAGGGCTGTCCAACCAGGGCCATAAAAATATTATTCCAGGACTTTGTAAAAAAAGAGTAGTGATCTGGCAAATTAATTTAACAATGTAGTAGAAGCGGTTTCATATACAAGCTGTAAGTCTGTCAAGTTTATTTTTAAAGTTTCTTTTTGTGAAAGTCAAGTTTTAACAGAACTTTGACAGTTAAACCCTAAAAAATCGCAAAAGAAGCGAAAAGAACCGCATAGAAATAAGGGGCGGTTCTTTTTTTTGGCCAAAGTGTAGTGCCATGTTTGATTAAAAATAATTAA harbors:
- a CDS encoding NIL domain-containing protein — protein: MVSHRIVLIFPKDIVDKPYTYHLVKDFNLVINILRAKISPEEEGLLVLEVDGKKIDFENGMKYLKDFGVKILPLLKEINRDKKRCYNCGACLAVCPSGALYIDRNNWLVNFDDTKCVLCEACIKGCPTRAIKILFQDFVKKE